One window from the genome of Paenibacillus azoreducens encodes:
- the tatC gene encoding twin-arginine translocase subunit TatC, with product MNSDEWIIHLTELRKRLIWVMLFFIVTLAAGLYMSPQVLLYIKNRPAAAGIAWNVFSLTDGMFIYMKCGFLVAVFFTLPLALYHIWAFVRPGLTAEEAKKTFCFIPLAFVLFIIGAAFSFYVAFPMMVSFLSQMNKTVGAVETYGMDKYFSLLFSVVFPLSLAFEMPAVVLFLTRLGILGPALLKKARKYVYLVLAIVGSMISPPDFVSHLSVTIPLIMLFELSILVSGWYMRKKETSNPLIDPKGGASHV from the coding sequence ATGAATAGCGATGAATGGATCATACACCTGACCGAGCTGCGCAAACGGCTGATTTGGGTAATGCTCTTTTTTATCGTAACGCTGGCTGCGGGTTTGTATATGTCGCCCCAAGTGCTGCTGTATATTAAAAATCGTCCCGCCGCCGCCGGCATCGCTTGGAATGTGTTTTCATTGACGGACGGCATGTTCATTTACATGAAATGCGGCTTTTTGGTCGCTGTGTTTTTCACGCTGCCGCTTGCGCTGTACCATATCTGGGCATTTGTCCGTCCAGGCCTGACCGCAGAGGAGGCGAAAAAAACCTTTTGTTTTATTCCGCTGGCTTTTGTCCTGTTTATCATCGGGGCTGCCTTCAGCTTTTATGTCGCTTTTCCGATGATGGTCTCCTTTCTATCCCAAATGAACAAAACGGTTGGAGCCGTAGAGACCTATGGGATGGACAAATATTTTTCGCTGCTGTTCAGCGTTGTGTTTCCGTTAAGCTTGGCTTTTGAAATGCCTGCGGTTGTCCTGTTTTTGACCCGGCTCGGCATTCTTGGGCCTGCGCTGCTGAAAAAAGCCCGGAAATATGTCTATCTGGTTTTGGCCATCGTCGGCTCCATGATTTCCCCGCCGGATTTCGTGTCGCATCTGTCCGTGACCATACCGCTGATTATGCTGTTTGAGCTCAGCATTCTTGTTTCCGGCTGGTATATGCGCAAGAAGGAGACAAGCAATCCACTTATCGATCCGAAAGGAGGCGCGAGCCATGTTTAA
- a CDS encoding pentapeptide repeat-containing protein, with translation MFQYTDEEYERVDFSQADLRNGELKGCIFTRCNFRGTQLDEIWTSGCRFIECDFGGAAFNASLHTRSAFTNCRFAGANLFVAKFEDCKMVGSDFAGALLDGITIRGGDWSYTNLRQVNLSKQILRGMRLMEADLSESNLQKADLREVDLTGAKLFKASLKGADLRGAKMDRIDYRSFDLTGVRIDLEQAVNVARSFGAKVD, from the coding sequence GTGTTTCAATATACAGATGAGGAATACGAAAGGGTGGATTTCAGCCAGGCGGATTTAAGAAATGGGGAGCTTAAGGGGTGCATCTTTACTCGCTGCAATTTTCGCGGAACGCAGCTCGATGAAATCTGGACCAGCGGCTGCCGGTTTATCGAATGCGATTTTGGCGGTGCGGCTTTTAATGCATCTTTACATACTCGTTCGGCGTTTACGAACTGCCGTTTTGCGGGAGCGAACCTGTTTGTCGCCAAATTCGAGGATTGCAAGATGGTCGGCAGTGATTTCGCTGGAGCGCTTCTTGATGGTATAACCATTCGGGGAGGGGACTGGTCATACACGAACCTGCGGCAGGTAAATTTGTCGAAGCAGATACTGAGGGGCATGAGGTTGATGGAAGCGGATCTTAGCGAAAGCAATCTTCAAAAGGCGGATCTGCGGGAAGTCGATCTTACCGGGGCGAAGCTGTTCAAAGCATCCTTAAAGGGAGCCGATCTGCGCGGAGCGAAAATGGATAGAATCGACTACCGGTCATTTGATCTAACGGGGGTAAGGATTGATTTGGAGCAGGCCGTGAATGTGGCCCGTTCCTTTGGAGCCAAGGTGGATTAA
- a CDS encoding twin-arginine translocase TatA/TatE family subunit, giving the protein MFNNIGLPGLLIILMIALVVFGPSKLPQLGRAVGDTLREFRSSTKGVVEEITNETEIEPEKLAEKN; this is encoded by the coding sequence ATGTTTAACAATATTGGATTACCAGGGCTGCTTATCATTTTGATGATCGCTTTGGTCGTATTCGGACCATCCAAGCTTCCGCAGCTTGGACGGGCTGTCGGCGATACATTGCGGGAATTCCGTTCATCCACCAAAGGGGTGGTCGAGGAAATTACGAATGAAACGGAGATTGAACCGGAAAAGCTGGCTGAAAAAAATTAG